The following DNA comes from Fibrobacter sp. UWB4.
TTGCCTTTGTGGTCGATTTCTTGCTATATGCTTTTTGCCTTTACGAGCTGAATTGGCATTACTTGGTCGCAAATTTGGTTGGACTGGTTGCTGGGCTTGTCATCAATTACGTCATGAGCGTGGCTTGGGTCTTTTCGGAATGCAAACGTGTTCTTGAAGACCGAAAAACTGTTGAATTTGGTGTATTTGCGATAGTTGGAATTATTGGAGTTGGAATCAATGAATTGCTGATGCTCTTGATGGTGGGGATGCTGGATGCAAATGAGATGAAATCGAAAATTGTAGCAGCCATCTTGGTTTT
Coding sequences within:
- a CDS encoding GtrA family protein, with amino-acid sequence MQNETFIEQLWKKMPRSSLIGQFVRYLVTGGFAFVVDFLLYAFCLYELNWHYLVANLVGLVAGLVINYVMSVAWVFSECKRVLEDRKTVEFGVFAIVGIIGVGINELLMLLMVGMLDANEMKSKIVAAILVLVWNFGARKMVLFRERKAV